Part of the Porites lutea chromosome 14, jaPorLute2.1, whole genome shotgun sequence genome, TGGTCCCAGAACGGGCGCAGTTTTTGTAATTACCAACCAAACTGGTATGTGACATCATAAACCACTTGttacaaagtttaaaatatgGTTTCGAAATACAGAGCTGTGTTTACAACAACTGTTGATTTTCTGCAACTTCTTTGGTTATAAAATATTTACCACGTGATACTGTCGAACGTGTAGTATCAACAGAAATCATTGATCCAATGATCTTTATTGCTGGTTCTATTCTTTGCTTTAATTCGTCTTTCTAATGGTCTCCCCTCTTCTCATAAAGCAACCAATTTTTGTAATAACAGTTGATCGATCTGGACTGCCCACGAGGATCGTTACAGAGTCCTTATGAGTGGTTATGTGTTCAGTGGGGAGgcgaaactacccacctaccttctcctaagccaacattttgccttaagtgaaaAGTATGTGTTAATggtggtttaggggaggggtaggcggGCAATTTCCtggaaacctaaattgatccaattttattgcattaacaAATGACAATTAAGTGTTTCCTTTTAGTTCCCATAGTTGCGCCTACAAACGTGACGCTCGCTAGCTTAGACTCAACGACCATCCAAGTTTGCTGGGAAAAAATACCCTACTTTCCCACTCTAGATGGGTATGAAGTGCTTTACAAGCCGTTCAACCAAACAAACGTCAACGAATTGGTCACACTAACAAATGCAGAAGTGTCTTCTGTTACAATACGTGTACTCGAGCCTTATCAAACTTACAGTGTGACCGTGGCGGGTAAAACGATCGCTGGGCTTGGACAGCGTAGCATTCCTGAAACTTTGCAGCCAACAAACTACACTGGTAAGTGTCATTGATGAAACTTCTCTAATTGAGCGTTTTCAAATGATGTCACGACCGCAATACTGGTGTACCAAAAGAATGAAACGGcgaccatgttggtgttccaaagcAATCCCCGGGAGTTGAAGTTTTTCCTTATGTAAAAACGAAGCCGCTGACGTTTGCATTAGACATCCACCGGCTCATTTTGTTGTGCCTCCTAAATGCAAAAGTCGAATCCAGGTAGTAAATAGAGTCTATTGCTATACTTTTAGTGATGAATTTGCAGTGTCCAAACCTTGAAAATTATCTTGAAATTGCAAAGATATTTggataaaatagaaaaacggTGATAATTAACTATATGGATGGTTTAGGTTGAAGTAGATAAAACTGGACAATGAATGCAGACTTAGCTCCTCAGGAATACGTTGCTGCAGTTGTTGTCTCAGTGATTGTAGTGTGGCCCTACTTTTATATCAGTATAGACGTTTTTAATAAGTCTGGGCGCCATCTTAAATTTTAATGAATGACGtaattcattaaaaaatcaAGATTGCTCATATACTTGACATTTACATCAGCTGCTAGTTATTCTCACTTTAACTCGAAGGTTTAACTTCCAGAAGTTATTTGTCTTATTTAAGTCCCCAGATTGACTGCTCATTCCTGCGGAAACACATCCATCTGTGTTTGTTGGCCCGAGAACTTTGATGTCGCGTCATCTTTATCAATGGTATATCGCGATACAAGCTTAGACAAAACGTTGTCAAGGCGTGTAAACGTAACTGGGTCAGAACGTTATGTTTTGATAGATGATCTTGATACGCAGACAAACTACAGCATCTACTTTGAGCAATATGGTGGATGCGCTAAGAATCAGACGAGTGAACCAGTTTTTGTGGTTACGGGAGAGAATGGTAAGAAATGTCACAGTTATGCACTTGTACAATATGTGTTCcccccttttttggggggggaggggggtagcaGAGAGGTCCAAACTTGCCGCCTCTCTTACCTTGCTTTCTTCCTCCCTTTATACCTTTTTCTATATCGAAATATCATGCATTGTTGCGTAATTTCCCCCTATTTCTCCTCCTTCCCACCCTTCTAGAACTCCCCCACTTCCGTCCCTTTCCTCTCCCGCACCCTACACTCCTCCCGCCACCGATTATCCCGGGCTACCAGCCCCTGTCCTCCCccactcttttcttttctcaatTTCGTCTTTCAAACTTGCTGTGGCGAACAAGCGTTCAATCTGGGCGAGGTGGTTATAATCAAGTTCCTTCACCATACGGATTTAACAGCTCATTTGCAgcaattttcactttttaagcatGCCTTTGTCTTTCAGATCCTTTGAAGCCACCAGAAAATATTTCAGTACGTGTTCTAGGCTCTTCAACAGCACTTGTGGAATGGTTGCTCCACCCTTCCCCCTTTGTGAAAGCGTATTTCATTCAATACACCCAAGTACCTGTAAAGGACACGGTGAATTTCCAACACACCAACGTGACAAACCCATCTGTGTACTTGAACGGGTTAACACCATTAACCAATTACAGCGTTGCGTTACGCACAGTCACGCAGTGTAGAAATGGCTCTTGGAGCGAAAATTTGCTCGTAGTCACAGAACAGAGCGGTGAGTCACTTATGGAACCCTCTCGTTTAAAAATGTTAATCGTTAACCTCACTTTCgtattaaacaaaatatttttctactAAGAAACGTCAGTCCCAAAATGTCGGAGTTGTTTCAGCATGAACGGGGCCCCAATTATCTTAGTTTTGACATTTGATCTTCGCTGGATTCACGTTTTGCGTTTAGATGATATACTTTTCACCTCCAGTTTAATCCTCAAAAAGCCCCCTAGATGCCCATGAAACTTCAAATCTACTTTCATTTGCTTGTTGGGCCGTTTTCAACATCTCTTCCGAACCGCTTTCTTTCAAAGATAAAATATGTATATATCATCATGGTTACGAGTGAAAGTCACGTGATTTATCTTGTCACCAGGCCCCTCTCATCCACCAGTGAACGTGTCAGGCGAACGACTCTCTTCTACAAGCTTGTTTATTTATTGGGCGCCAGTCCCTTTGCAACATCGAGGCGGATTGATTTTAGGCTACAACGTGTCATTGCGGACGCATGGAAACGACAGCTCTTCGAACATCACATTTACGACAGAGGGGGAGGAAATACCAATCAAAGGTCTTGATAAGTTTACTCCTTATTTAGTGACGGTTTCAGCTTTCAATGAGTTTGGCGATGGTGTCTTCAGTGATCCCATAGAGATATGGACAGATGAAGATGGTAGGTGAAAAGCAAAGAGGCTTCGTATCACCTTTTACCCCTGTCGACTTCAGTTTTCTTGCTATTGTAGTTTCAGCTCAAAGTAACGTTATGCAGTTTTTATTCGTTTGAAGTGTTCATTACTGAGTTGCCTCATGGAAGGTAATCCGAAATCGGAATCCAGGGAATTTTCTCCTATGGCAGCTGGAATCCGAATTGTTTTTCTTGTGGAATCAGGGATCCTGGTCTTTGGAGTCCggaatcccgctaacgattGAAAACCGAAATCCAGtatctggaatccagaatccaaagtttggaatccagaatccaagactgtcttggattcccttaaaTGGAGGTCAAACAGCACCTCACTGAACGGTTCACACAATTGGCTGTGAAAACAATAGGATAACCACACAAAGaataaccctaaccctcaaCACAAAAGGCAATATTTTTTCGACGACCGCTTGAAATAGAGGTGCTGGACTACTCTAAATGGGGCGTCCTGACAATGGTGGTATTAAAAAAGCCAGTCACTTATATTTTGAAAACTAAAGGCCGCTGTTTCTCTTTATTCATGGTGGTTACTTTGGAAAGGGACGTGTGTGAGCTAGAGCAGATCCCGTAGCTTTTCTGGTATAAATCGGGTGTTACATACTATCAAGCTCTTTGTATTGAACACAACTTAGTATCTTAGTCAAAAGTATCAATATTTATTCTTACTTGCAGTTCCCAGCCTCCCTCCGCAAGAACTGACCGCCGAAAATCACACTTCTCTCTCCACCATTCCTGTGCACTGGCGTCCAATTCCCGCACAGAATGTTCATGGTATACTACGTAGCTATCACGTGCGTGTCACGCCCGTTAAGTTAGCCGACGGAACGAATCTTAAAGGAGAACCAAAAGTTGTGATTGTTTCCAACGACACTCTGTCTACTGTTATTAATGGCCTCAACCGATATACAACTTACAAGATAGAGGTCTGGGGAGAGACTATTAAAGGAGAAGGACCTGCGGCTATTACGTATGCAGGTACATTACCTATAACCCAGTCTTGTCTGAGATCTCCTGAACAAAACACTACGTGCTTAAGAGGACAGTGTCTTTGATGAAACATCGTATTTTAAGGTTTTGATGGAAGCTTTTTTGAGCGTTCAGTAGTTTTTTTACGTACAGACAATAATGAACAGTACCGTAGCAATGCAGTTCTATTCTAAATTATGATTCTCCGAGTTATGCTATTAGAGAGATTTACAGTCATGTTTACGTTAAACGGCAAAAATAGTTCTAAAACGTGCAGCTAAAACAGTCCAAGACATATGTTATAGACAAGACTAACCTGAAGCTACTATTTTGGGGGTAGAAGAAATGACCGGTAAAGCGCAAGTTAAGgtaaaacttggtcacgtggtacaaattcacgtttgccgtttgccgtaaacgtgacccTTAATCTCTCTATTCGCAATCTCTCAATCAGTTTATTCATTATGTCTAGGACGTATAAAAATAAGATCAGCAAAACGGAAATCGCACACTTAGCTACGCAATTTGCGTGTCGTGAGAGCGCTGCCATATTCTTCGTGTCTCAAGATAAAAGCCCTATTTTTTTGTCTATAGAAACATGTGACTGCCATAAAAGACTATCAACCAACTGGATATTCTTCCCGCCATATGTTGATCACGCCTCCAACCGATCGACTTCCAGTGCTTCCATTGGTGGAATTATTCCACCAATAATAGAAGACATCGTGTTCACGTGTTGTAGAAGTTGTAAAAAGAACGGCAAGTCTTACGTCGACTTTGGCGCACAGGGACATTCAGAAAATATAAGTTACAACGATATGGTAAAAGGGATTTCACAGGAGTTTGATTTTTCTTTCCCGGTTTATGGACTTAAAGGACAGACTGAGTAAGGGAAAATTGTGTTAATTCCTGATAATGTAACAAGTACATGTACAGTTGAATCCTGATTTCTTGAACGTTCTGGGAAGAGGAAATTGGTTTGATTTGAATCATCGGGATCGCGGGGAGCTCGTAACCAGCTTCCCTGTTCAATGTTGGATTTCGATAGCCTCCCTGACTCTTCTCATAAACATGTTGTCTTCTCTCGCAAGAATAAAGAAGGGGTGATATCCAAGGTGTGGTGTGAACACATTTATTGTtttcctctattttttttttttgtagatacAAGAGCACCTTTAAATTCATCGACCTTATTGAGTCGCCTGGTATAGCTCATGTTATCAGTACAGCCTCCTATACTGAAATAGGTAGTCACACATTGCTTGCTGCCGTTTTGGGAGTGTGGCCTATTGCGTCAGTTACCATGGTAACCGTCTGTCTGGCTGGTGTGGTTATATGGGTTTTGGTGAGTTTTGATTGATTTGTTATTCAAGTTACACTGAATTGCAGTTTTTGAATTTTCACAGCTTGAAAGAGGGCACTACATCTCAACCCACACGGATGAAGATTACgatgaaattttctttgtcgAGAGTGCACACAGTGGGTTGTTCCCGTCCCTTTTCATCTTTTTGTCACTGTATAATTATGAGGAGGAAGAGTTTTGGAAACGCCGGTTTACCGCTTTCGTGTGGACGGACAAAAATGGAGATTTTCGAATACGATGGTGCCACACATCATACAGCGCACACCCTGTGTAAGGGCATGTGTGTATAGTATCgtctttccattttttaagcGTTTTCGTCTGGAAGGGCGAAAACAATTTGAATACACTGTTAGTGCacgctttttattttttttttggaggaaaaaaatcttcgttttaaaaaatttccgGATACGTTGGGACAAGGCCTGAGAATATGATGTTAAATGACTTGTAGGAGAGAAACGAAAATGCCGAACAGTTCAAGTCATCCTTCATACGGGGTACTGGAGAAGGCATGTGGTGGTCGTATATCTCAGCTACTACAGTTGGGTATGTATTTAGTCGCTCAGAATAAATCTACTGATAGATTGCAGGGCCGATATGCAGGGAGAAGGTGTCAAaggctgactcgtccccagtagTCTCTTTTGTCTTCTAATTAAATGTTAACGAGGGATGCGGGTGGAAGATGCGCGCGGGGAGGGGGAGATGGGAAGGAGGGAAAAGATGAGACTCTCTTTCTTTTCCCTCTATCCTTCTCATCTTCCCCTTCGCCGAGATGCCGAAATCATGTAGTCTACCGCGACAGTTCCATGATCGCCTACAGATAATAAGAGACGACCGGGGACGAGTCAGTGTCAAAGATGGAGAATTAAACTTTGGAAagtaaaagagagagaaaagcaGGGCTTGAACAAAACTTGAAATCTAGTTTGTCCACCCCTGACACGTAGCTTTAACGTTTTGCTTGCTCAGAATAGTTGCATGCTGGTCTTGGTTTATGATTTAGTTACAAGATGACTCACCTGAACCCTTGCCCATTacccaaaagcaaaaaaatactcTACAGGACGGCAAACTAACACGGAAATAAGCGTTTCGAGGTTTGCAAAACTCCACACGAACCTTGAAAATGTTCTGAAGATACCGAATTTCTGTGTGGTCAGTCAAGTAGCTATTGAACTTTTCCTTTATTATTTCAGTTATGGAGATAGAGCTCCGGTAACGTATTCTGGCAGATTGTTTTCTGTGTTCTGGATCCTTATGGGACTAGTGGTTATCGGAATCCTGAATGGGTCAATTACTACAGCATTAACTGTATTCATTGTCAACTTGGACGTCTCTGCATTTGGCAACAAGGTAAATACTTCCTTATTCTACTAACGCTCCTGTTTTCTCGTTACTTCAGTTGGTGATCTTTGGTCATTAAGGCTGAACATTCGTTTTTGTTCAGCGCCAGATTTTACTTTGCAAACTGCCACAGATATTTCCACTTTATAACGTTGTCTTTTTTAAgtatgaaaatgtttttacgcgcctttattcatttttttttttacaatacaCCACTCTAGCTTGTACATTCTGTTTTCCCAATAAAGGTCTCAGGCGAATTCatcctcttttcttttcataaattatgcgacGTATAAATTATATGCACGTGAATAagacaaaatttaaaagaaatagtTCTCTGGAAAGTTATCACACGATCTAcactgggaaaacaaaacaaacaacctaaagaagaaaagagaagagTAAACTGTTGTTAGCAATATAGCCTTTTCAAGTTTCATTATAACGGagctctctcgcgcgcgaagcagCAGTACACGATGGGTAATAAGATTTAGTTTTCTacgcatccaagaaattttgattGTGACAAAATCGTCCGTCAGTACCTCTATCCCTTCGTGTTAGCAAGTGTGAAATGTCACAGTTACTAGCTTGGAGTCCAACCCATACACAGTCTGTGTTTACTTGATATTGGACATCCgtattatggtcaattgacagctgtgaAAATAGGctacccgctgaccagtgtcacaagactgtatcgcgggctcaggtgtacAGAAAGATAAAACATCATACGAAATTTTcccttttagccttggctaaatctatatattacgtCTTACTTTCAAGGTTGCTGCCGTACAGCATACTCCGGAGTATCGGTTTGGATGGCgaaagaactttaaaatggataATGGTAATTTTTAGTATGTGGTGTATGGATTTTGTAGATAGCGTGATAAATCAACAGAAATAAACGACTTAAGAGCTATTATAAATACTCCATCGTTTGTTGTTCTGGCATGCTTCGATCGGACAAGACATTGCAAGGCCGCTACCAACTTATCGTAGGCATAAACAGGCTTCTTGCTTTGTATTGTACTACTAAATGAAGAAGATTCTaattctcaatattttcttAATATTCCGAATGATTACTTTCAGCTTCGTACGCCTCGTTCCGTGAAGTTTTCTCAGCTTTGGAGACTGGGAAAGTGAAGCATGCGCTATTCGACACGTACGCAATTGGCAGTGAGAAAGCTCTATTTGAAGACGCCGATCACTTAGAAATACATGAGATATTTGACTACTCTTCCACTCATGGAGTAGTCCTGGGCGCTGAATCTGGTGTATTGCAGAAGTGTTTCAATATGTTTAAGAAGAAGAACATAAGGGACATCTTCGAAAAGATTGAAGGAAACATAGATTCTATCAAGGTAActgatgatggtggtgatgacgatgagggtgagaatgatgatgatgatgatgatgatgatgatgatgatgatgatgatgaatagCAGCctacctaaaaaaaatttttttagacaattatttttgcctttttttccgtTTAGAACTTCTTGTCAAAAAGATTCTCTATACAACCGCAGGACAGCTAATTTTAGGGCCTGTTAcggtggaggtgggggaccccaagtaggtgaggtaaccagCTTAGGTGGaaaacccgcctgtccatataatctcacattttaatttgatcacgtttacatgatatgTGGGGTAACCCGCCCCATGTttcctcacctatctggggtccgccacctccatgtaaatagGCCCTTAGTAATCAGTTTAAATcgtttgtttaaaataatttaacgTTTATTCATTTTAGACATACCTACTAATTAGTATCCACtatgatgttaattttattttcttcagccTGGTAAAGATTTGGCCCTTGAGGTATCGACGGGTCTGTTCGACATATCGAGCCCCCTATTCAAAACCACATTACTGTATTGTAGTTATGCCCTTGCCACTGCAGTGATTGCTGGTGTAATTTGGGAAATATGGCACTGTTGTAAAGGCAGCAGCAGAGTTAAGAGCGAaggtaacttttttttcttgatttagcGATTCTAAGACTTTCTTCATACAATACCTGATACCTCAATGTCAATATCAAAAAAAGTCGCTTTTACAAAATTGTTCCAATGTTCCATCTCAGAGTTgctccaagcctctgtttcaaggcGAGGCTAAGTGCCGAGctattgattttttaaaaaaagattcttcactctcatgcaaataaatttcatcttcacaagaaaggttttgaaGTCGGCCTCGTTTTCAACGTGAGAGTATTTGTAACTCCGAAGTGACCTATTATAAAGTGTTTGATAATCGTCTTTTTATTCGTTGTGGTTTCAGATTCAAATGATGCGGAGGACAATTTAATATTCTTGAAAGAGATGCGAATTATGACAGAGGATTTCTTCCTGCGCATGCGCCAAGTAGCTGCTGTCTTGAAAGCGAGGCACGTCAGCGAACTTGTGCGTTTGAGGAAATTAAGGGGTGAAGCAGATTCATGGGAAGACGATAGAGGGAAGGACTGTAAAACACATCAGGCTCTTTCTGCGGATGTTCAAGAGTTTCTTCGTTCCAGAGTTGGTCCCTCTAACATTTATACGGTGGGATGTTCACATATTGATAACTTAGATTCAGCAGACTAAATCGTTGATGTCGAATACTCGACCGCGGTAGTTCGAAAGCTATTGCTTGCGTATAACTCAGAAAAAGATAcagaacaaaactaaaaaaatcttAGCAAGTTAAGTTGTAAGTGTCCAATAAATTGGATAATAATAGACGTGCTAAGTATGTGAAAAATTACTTCGCCCGgtatgtaaggtaatccaagagagACTGTACATTCTGGATTTCTTGACAGTGGAACTCCAATCAAATTACGAATTCCAAAGCTCGCGATTTCCGATTTCCTATTTCCGATTCCGGAACAGCATTACCTTCCATGGGACAGATAAAGGGAGGAACAGAAATTATATAGATAAAGTTCAAGACAAAACTTTTCATGCTGTACTTaaagaaaattgtaaatgaCTGTTTGTATTGTTTCATTATGAT contains:
- the LOC140925014 gene encoding uncharacterized protein yields the protein MLRSDKTLQGRYQLIVGINRLLALYSSYASFREVFSALETGKVKHALFDTYAIGSEKALFEDADHLEIHEIFDYSSTHGVVLGAESGVLQKCFNMFKKKNIRDIFEKIEGNIDSIKPGKDLALEVSTGLFDISSPLFKTTLLYCSYALATAVIAGVIWEIWHCCKGSSRVKSEDSNDAEDNLIFLKEMRIMTEDFFLRMRQVAAVLKARHVSELVRLRKLRGEADSWEDDRGKDCKTHQALSADVQEFLRSRVGPSNIYTVGCSHIDNLDSAD